The following are encoded in a window of Streptomyces sp. 11x1 genomic DNA:
- a CDS encoding VTT domain-containing protein, with product MQTIALGPSWLDPDYLLNSFGIWGLLLIVFAESGLFFGFFLPGDSLLFTAGLLITTDQLDFPLWLAIVLICVSAILGDQVGYMFGKKVGPALFNRPDSRFFKQENVTKAHEFFEKHGPKSLILARFVPIVRTFTPIIAGVSGMRYRTFLVFNVVGAILWGAGVTLLGSWLGQIEFVHKNIEAMLILIVLISVLPIIFELLKARKAKKNQPQQAPQQPSAAAPVMDDATTQLRRIPPTDQPQQPSYDQNQGYGNQAHDHQGYGNQGHQQQGYQENYGYQQPPQQPYAPQYPQGGQYPQNQDQNQQGYQGQDYPRY from the coding sequence GTGCAGACGATCGCCCTCGGACCGAGCTGGCTGGATCCGGACTACCTGCTCAATTCGTTCGGCATCTGGGGCCTGCTCCTGATCGTGTTCGCCGAGTCCGGCCTGTTCTTCGGGTTCTTCCTGCCCGGCGACTCGCTGCTGTTCACGGCCGGCCTGCTGATCACCACCGATCAGCTGGACTTCCCGCTCTGGCTGGCGATCGTGCTGATCTGCGTCTCGGCCATCCTGGGCGACCAGGTGGGGTACATGTTCGGCAAGAAGGTCGGCCCCGCCCTCTTCAACCGCCCCGACTCCCGCTTCTTCAAGCAGGAGAACGTCACCAAGGCCCACGAGTTCTTCGAGAAGCACGGCCCGAAGTCCCTGATCCTGGCCCGCTTCGTGCCCATCGTGCGGACGTTCACGCCGATCATCGCGGGCGTCAGCGGCATGCGGTACCGCACGTTCCTCGTCTTCAACGTCGTCGGTGCCATCCTCTGGGGCGCGGGCGTCACGCTCCTCGGCTCCTGGCTCGGTCAGATCGAGTTCGTGCACAAGAACATCGAGGCGATGCTCATCCTCATCGTCCTCATCTCGGTGCTCCCGATCATCTTCGAGCTCCTCAAGGCGAGGAAGGCGAAGAAGAACCAGCCCCAGCAGGCCCCGCAGCAGCCCTCCGCCGCTGCCCCGGTCATGGACGACGCGACGACCCAGCTCCGCCGCATCCCGCCGACCGACCAGCCCCAGCAGCCGTCGTACGACCAGAACCAGGGCTACGGCAACCAGGCTCACGACCACCAGGGTTACGGCAACCAGGGCCACCAGCAGCAGGGCTACCAGGAGAACTACGGCTACCAGCAGCCCCCGCAGCAGCCCTACGCCCCGCAGTACCCGCAGGGCGGCCAGTACCCGCAGAACCAGGACCAGAACCAGCAGGGCTACCAGGGCCAGGACTACCCGCGCTACTGA
- a CDS encoding MerR family transcriptional regulator has protein sequence MSHTVGQVAGYAGITVRTLHHYDEIGLLVPSERTHAGHRRYGDADLDRLQQILFYRELGFPLDEVATLLDDPEADPRAHLRRQHELLTVRIERLQKMAAAVEHAMEARRMGINLTPEERFEVFGDKDPEQYAEEAEQRWGGTEAYAESQRRTAGYTKDDWKRMQAEVADWGARYDALMAAGEESTGEAAMHLAEEHRQQINTWYYDCPYEMHRCLGEMYVSDERFKAFYDAMRPGLAEHLRDAINANAARKRP, from the coding sequence ATGAGCCACACCGTGGGACAGGTCGCGGGCTACGCCGGGATCACGGTGCGCACGCTGCACCACTACGACGAGATCGGCCTCCTCGTACCGAGCGAGCGCACCCACGCGGGCCACCGCCGCTACGGCGACGCCGACCTCGACCGGCTCCAGCAGATCCTGTTCTACCGGGAGCTTGGCTTCCCCCTAGACGAGGTCGCGACCTTGCTCGACGACCCGGAGGCGGACCCGCGGGCTCACCTGCGCCGCCAGCACGAACTGCTGACCGTCCGGATCGAGAGACTCCAGAAGATGGCCGCGGCCGTGGAACACGCCATGGAGGCACGCAGGATGGGCATCAACCTCACCCCCGAGGAACGGTTCGAGGTCTTCGGCGACAAGGATCCCGAGCAGTACGCGGAGGAGGCGGAACAGCGCTGGGGCGGCACGGAGGCGTACGCCGAGTCGCAGCGCCGCACCGCCGGCTACACGAAGGACGACTGGAAGCGCATGCAGGCCGAGGTGGCCGACTGGGGCGCGCGCTACGACGCCCTGATGGCCGCCGGCGAGGAGTCGACCGGCGAGGCGGCCATGCACCTGGCCGAGGAACACCGGCAGCAGATCAACACCTGGTACTACGACTGCCCGTACGAGATGCACCGGTGCCTCGGCGAGATGTACGTCTCCGACGAGCGCTTCAAGGCGTTCTACGACGCGATGCGCCCCGGGCTCGCCGAACACCTGCGGGACGCGATCAACGCGAACGCGGCCCGGAAGCGCCCCTGA
- a CDS encoding helix-turn-helix domain-containing protein, whose product MPTLDYLINERQQLRLRFLQPGHASRHGATRVTEVVARPLTEAPHTLGDLAADTPFDDGTLFLVTLDTPRPTPAHLRALDHLIRLLDRRKAAGLVIGTPGHDLRTLPDATLTAANRLELPLLVTSAETTAWDHVNEDLRLRRAQFAERQVQRLDGLLNRLPARLADPTAARRIADWLSVALDAEVLVSSARRGVLAAAPDSAPAGLAHAVITSAHGAPEAHDGAMHTRIVSISPGSPGGEDEARLAIASHEPFDSAATALIQHAAKLLGLCDQARREHQARTRTPRAVRHAAFQLLMRGETVLAQVVYTGAAQALLDTDTARVFVVDTGPQEREATLSWCERALAEQAIVAPCPGKPKHILILDPAREGDRVETVLKGMIAAREGHLMGQSRPHALAETAVGYLEALTAVGDAAGTPHRVRLGGSKAKFAPLLPRREAKAWAAALMSPLLDDFPGRGDERKLLLETLPTALSFKHTEAAGGLGVHRNTVTQRLNRAGKILSLDLRGSANDRVLTLLALDILALPDPDPDPDPDPDLNAPPRTATPPDFAALMAGAAEDGGPTAWAEERLRPVRADQRDLVETLCVWLESNLSTRETARALGLSEATVRNHTRDAAGLLGMDFSTKMVGITDTDVVTVADIALALHVLLGRPALTQPPRAS is encoded by the coding sequence TTGCCCACCCTTGACTATCTGATCAACGAGCGGCAGCAGCTGCGGCTGAGGTTCCTCCAGCCGGGCCACGCCTCCCGTCACGGCGCGACCCGGGTCACCGAGGTCGTCGCCAGGCCGCTGACCGAGGCTCCGCACACGCTCGGCGACCTCGCGGCCGACACCCCGTTCGACGACGGGACGCTCTTCCTGGTCACCCTGGACACGCCCCGGCCGACCCCGGCCCACCTGCGCGCGCTCGACCACCTGATCCGGCTCCTGGACCGGCGCAAGGCGGCCGGCCTGGTGATCGGCACCCCCGGGCACGACCTGCGCACCCTCCCCGACGCCACCCTCACCGCCGCGAACCGCCTGGAACTGCCCCTGCTGGTGACCTCCGCCGAGACCACCGCCTGGGACCACGTCAACGAGGATCTGCGGCTGCGGCGCGCCCAGTTCGCGGAGCGCCAGGTCCAGCGCCTCGACGGCCTCCTCAACCGGCTCCCGGCCCGCCTCGCCGACCCCACGGCCGCGCGGCGCATCGCCGACTGGCTCTCGGTGGCCCTGGACGCCGAGGTCCTCGTCAGCTCGGCCCGGCGCGGCGTCCTCGCGGCGGCGCCCGACAGCGCGCCCGCCGGACTGGCCCACGCCGTCATCACCAGCGCGCACGGCGCACCCGAGGCGCACGACGGCGCCATGCACACCCGGATCGTGTCGATCTCCCCAGGCTCCCCGGGCGGCGAGGACGAGGCCCGGCTGGCCATCGCCTCCCACGAACCCTTCGACAGCGCGGCCACGGCCCTGATCCAGCACGCGGCGAAGCTCCTCGGACTGTGCGACCAGGCCCGCCGCGAGCACCAGGCCAGGACCCGGACCCCGCGGGCGGTGCGGCACGCCGCGTTCCAGCTGCTCATGCGTGGAGAAACGGTTCTGGCGCAGGTGGTCTACACGGGCGCCGCGCAGGCCCTGCTGGACACCGACACCGCCCGTGTCTTCGTCGTCGACACCGGACCGCAGGAGCGCGAGGCCACCCTCAGCTGGTGCGAGCGGGCCCTGGCCGAGCAGGCCATCGTGGCCCCGTGCCCGGGCAAGCCGAAGCACATCCTCATCCTCGACCCCGCCCGGGAGGGCGACCGGGTCGAGACGGTCCTCAAGGGGATGATCGCCGCCCGCGAGGGGCATCTGATGGGCCAGAGTCGACCGCACGCGCTCGCCGAGACGGCGGTCGGCTATCTGGAGGCCCTCACGGCGGTCGGCGACGCGGCGGGCACCCCGCACCGCGTCCGGCTGGGCGGCTCCAAGGCCAAGTTCGCCCCCCTGCTGCCCAGACGGGAGGCGAAGGCCTGGGCGGCGGCCCTGATGTCCCCGCTCCTGGACGACTTCCCCGGCCGCGGCGACGAGCGGAAGCTGTTGCTGGAGACCCTCCCGACCGCCCTCAGCTTCAAGCACACGGAGGCCGCCGGCGGCCTCGGCGTCCACCGCAACACGGTCACGCAGCGTCTCAACCGGGCCGGGAAGATCCTCTCCCTGGACCTCCGGGGCTCCGCCAACGACCGCGTCCTGACGCTGCTCGCCCTCGACATCCTCGCCCTGCCGGACCCCGACCCCGACCCGGACCCGGACCCGGACCTCAACGCGCCCCCGAGGACCGCCACGCCACCCGACTTCGCGGCGCTGATGGCGGGCGCGGCCGAGGACGGCGGCCCCACCGCCTGGGCGGAGGAGCGCCTGCGCCCCGTACGGGCGGATCAGCGCGACCTCGTCGAGACCCTCTGCGTCTGGCTGGAGAGCAACCTCAGCACCCGGGAGACCGCCCGCGCCCTCGGCCTCTCCGAGGCCACCGTCCGCAACCACACCCGGGACGCGGCGGGCCTGCTCGGCATGGACTTCTCCACGAAGATGGTCGGCATCACCGACACCGACGTGGTGACCGTGGCCGACATCGCCCTCGCCCTGCACGTGCTCCTGGGCCGCCCGGCCCTGACCCAGCCGCCCCGCGCCTCCTGA
- a CDS encoding glutamate decarboxylase, whose protein sequence is MPLHRWDSDAPQDAGRDRHDGRRLAVNPFYGQANPVGGMTEAPPKHRLPEAPLPPSTAYQLVHDELMLDGNSRLNLATFVTTWMEPQAGVLMSECRDKNMIDKDEYPRTAELERRCVAMLADLWNAPDPAAAVGCSTTGSSEACMLAGMALKRRWANRNADRYPSAGARPNLVMGVNVQVCWDKFCNFWEVEARQVPMEGDRFHLDPAAAAALCDENTIGVVGVLGSTFDGSYEPIAELCAALDDLQERTGLDVPVHVDGASGAMVAPFLDEGLVWDFRLPRVSSINTSGHKYGLVYPGVGWALWRSAAELPEELVFRVNYLGGDMPTFALNFSRPGAQVVAQYYTFLRLGREGYRAVQRSTRDVATGLAEEVAKFGDFRLLTRGDELPVFAFTTEEGVTAFDVFDVARRMREKGWLVPAYTFPENREDLSVLRVVCRNGFTTDLAELFLEDLGRLLPELRRQSGPAVRDKGAATGFHH, encoded by the coding sequence ATGCCACTGCACCGATGGGACAGCGACGCCCCGCAGGACGCCGGGCGCGACCGGCACGACGGGCGCCGGCTCGCCGTGAACCCCTTCTACGGCCAGGCCAATCCGGTGGGCGGCATGACGGAGGCCCCGCCCAAGCACCGGCTGCCCGAGGCGCCGCTGCCCCCCTCCACCGCGTACCAGCTCGTCCACGACGAGCTCATGCTGGACGGGAACTCACGGCTGAACCTCGCCACCTTCGTCACCACCTGGATGGAGCCCCAGGCGGGGGTGCTGATGAGCGAGTGCCGGGACAAGAACATGATCGACAAGGACGAGTACCCGCGCACGGCCGAGCTGGAGCGGCGGTGCGTGGCGATGCTCGCCGACCTGTGGAACGCGCCGGACCCGGCCGCCGCCGTCGGCTGCTCGACCACCGGGTCCAGCGAGGCGTGCATGCTCGCCGGGATGGCCCTCAAGCGGCGGTGGGCGAACCGGAACGCCGACCGCTACCCGTCGGCGGGCGCCCGGCCCAACCTGGTCATGGGGGTCAACGTCCAGGTCTGCTGGGACAAGTTCTGCAACTTCTGGGAGGTGGAGGCGCGGCAGGTGCCCATGGAGGGCGACCGGTTCCATCTCGATCCGGCGGCGGCCGCGGCGCTGTGCGACGAGAACACGATCGGGGTGGTGGGCGTCCTCGGTTCCACCTTCGACGGGTCGTACGAGCCGATCGCCGAGCTGTGCGCGGCCCTCGACGACCTCCAGGAACGTACCGGTCTGGATGTGCCCGTACATGTCGACGGGGCGTCCGGGGCCATGGTCGCGCCCTTCCTCGACGAGGGGCTGGTCTGGGACTTCCGGCTGCCCCGGGTGTCGTCGATCAACACCTCCGGGCACAAGTACGGGCTGGTGTATCCGGGGGTGGGCTGGGCGCTCTGGCGCTCCGCCGCCGAGCTGCCGGAGGAGCTGGTGTTCCGGGTGAACTACCTGGGCGGGGACATGCCCACGTTCGCGCTGAACTTCTCCCGGCCGGGGGCGCAGGTCGTGGCGCAGTACTACACGTTCCTGCGGCTCGGGCGGGAGGGGTACCGGGCCGTGCAGCGGTCGACGCGGGACGTGGCCACCGGGCTCGCGGAGGAGGTGGCGAAGTTCGGGGACTTCCGGCTGCTGACCCGGGGTGACGAGTTGCCGGTGTTCGCCTTCACGACGGAGGAGGGGGTCACCGCGTTCGACGTCTTCGACGTGGCGCGGCGGATGCGGGAGAAGGGGTGGCTGGTGCCCGCGTACACGTTCCCGGAGAACCGGGAGGACCTGTCGGTGCTGCGGGTGGTGTGCCGGAACGGGTTCACGACCGATCTCGCGGAGCTGTTCCTGGAGGATCTGGGGCGGCTGCTGCCCGAGCTTCGACGGCAGTCGGGGCCGGCGGTGCGGGACAAGGGGGCGGCGACGGGGTTTCACCACTAG